In the genome of Roseimicrobium gellanilyticum, one region contains:
- a CDS encoding PSD1 and planctomycete cytochrome C domain-containing protein yields the protein MNRLRLPALLLPLACAALPALAADDASRAAVAFFEKEVRPILVNRCFDCHSEKKQKGGLRVDHLDYLKVGGDTGPALVPGAPEKSALIEAIRYTSEDFQMPPKNKGGKMPEAEVAILEKWILMGAPWPNDGAKQIAAPVGGFTEEQRGYWAFQPLAVVSPPSVDGSWARNDIDRFIAEKLAAQGLTPAPEADRRELVRRVYFDLHGLPPTQRQITDFVNDQQPRAYEKLIDEMLASPRYGERWGQHWLDLVRYAESDGYNQDAYRPAAWPYRDYVIRSLNEDKPYDQFVREQLAGDEMAPDDPDVLIATAFLRHPVYEYNLRDIRGQWDLILTDLTDTTGELFLGLSMGCARCHNHKFDPILQKDYYRLRAFFEPVHWRDDLKLATPTEKHEFAKRQAAWEEATTAIRTRIEALTKTAIDIRVERWRASFSEDLQAMTRKPAGQRDALEKQLAGLCERQLTYARGEFNPAKDLTSDEAKSEYKVLQEELKKLDHLRPKALPEAFVATDADAVAPVTRLQTRQGEQIIEPGFVNIVDPKAPQIIPTATSTGRRKALADWITRPDNPLSTRVIVNRVWQYHFGRGIVATASDFGKLGELPTHPELLDALTRQFIAGGWRFKALHREILLSATYRQTARREPDEAAVKVDPLNRFLWRFPPRRLDAEEVRDALLAVSGEIDLTAGGPAADGNGTRRSIYTRKKRNSPNELLRALDMPAGFASASERQSTTTPTQALQLLNGEWVLGRARKLASQVRTPDEAWLAVLGRPPTERERTQAEDFLKKRAGATPLADLDPTANGPAGGEFRINSARERLVVTTSEKEGDEFTVEAITRLDTIDSNAEPRTLVAHWNGGKDSQESFGWSINVTGTKSRYQPRNILVQVVGEDDNANLGYQVLVSNLRLELGRRYYLAVRFAPARRTLEFTLRDLDTPGATLQSATVSMESLAKLSEGAAPVVLGGMSKRLPPRQWDGQIEALRIVPGRLSDDHLQADPAQWKTGIVLWRSTDPPGAAFAWSGSDAPSSDANDPARQAMNDLCQMLLTSNEFFYLH from the coding sequence AAGTGCGGCCTATTCTGGTGAACCGGTGCTTCGACTGCCATAGCGAGAAGAAGCAAAAAGGTGGCCTGCGTGTGGATCACCTCGACTACCTCAAGGTGGGTGGTGACACCGGTCCGGCGCTGGTGCCAGGTGCCCCGGAAAAATCTGCGCTGATCGAGGCAATACGCTATACGAGCGAAGACTTCCAGATGCCGCCAAAGAACAAAGGCGGAAAGATGCCCGAGGCGGAAGTCGCCATCCTCGAAAAGTGGATCCTGATGGGCGCGCCGTGGCCCAATGACGGCGCGAAGCAGATCGCGGCGCCTGTGGGCGGATTCACTGAGGAGCAACGCGGCTACTGGGCCTTCCAGCCGCTGGCCGTGGTTTCACCACCATCGGTGGACGGGAGCTGGGCGCGCAATGACATTGACCGGTTCATTGCGGAAAAGCTGGCCGCGCAGGGACTCACGCCAGCTCCGGAAGCGGACCGGCGCGAATTGGTGCGCCGTGTGTATTTCGATCTCCACGGCCTGCCGCCAACGCAAAGGCAGATCACCGATTTTGTGAATGACCAACAGCCGCGGGCGTACGAAAAGCTCATCGACGAAATGCTCGCCAGCCCGCGCTATGGCGAACGCTGGGGTCAGCACTGGCTCGACCTCGTGCGCTACGCGGAGAGCGATGGCTACAATCAGGATGCTTATCGTCCCGCCGCCTGGCCATATCGCGATTACGTCATCCGTTCGCTGAACGAGGACAAGCCTTATGATCAGTTTGTCCGTGAGCAGCTCGCAGGCGATGAGATGGCGCCGGACGATCCAGACGTGCTCATCGCCACCGCCTTCCTCCGGCACCCGGTGTATGAATACAACCTGCGCGATATACGCGGCCAGTGGGATCTCATTCTCACTGACCTCACGGATACTACAGGTGAGCTCTTCCTTGGACTGAGCATGGGCTGCGCGCGCTGCCACAACCACAAGTTCGATCCCATCCTGCAAAAGGACTACTACCGCCTGCGCGCCTTCTTCGAGCCGGTGCATTGGCGCGATGACCTGAAGCTGGCAACGCCGACGGAGAAGCATGAGTTTGCGAAAAGGCAAGCCGCCTGGGAAGAGGCCACAACGGCGATCCGCACGCGGATCGAAGCGCTGACGAAAACCGCCATCGATATACGAGTGGAGCGCTGGCGCGCCAGTTTCTCCGAGGATCTGCAGGCGATGACCCGCAAACCTGCCGGACAGCGTGACGCGCTGGAGAAGCAACTCGCCGGGCTTTGCGAGCGCCAGTTGACCTACGCACGCGGCGAATTCAATCCGGCAAAGGACCTCACGTCCGACGAGGCCAAATCGGAATACAAGGTGCTGCAGGAGGAACTGAAGAAACTCGATCACCTCCGACCAAAAGCATTGCCGGAGGCATTCGTGGCCACGGATGCCGATGCTGTCGCACCAGTCACACGACTGCAGACACGCCAGGGAGAACAGATAATCGAACCGGGATTCGTCAACATCGTGGATCCAAAAGCGCCCCAGATCATCCCGACGGCGACCTCCACCGGACGTCGCAAAGCGCTCGCAGATTGGATCACGCGCCCGGACAATCCGCTCTCAACGCGCGTGATTGTGAATCGTGTGTGGCAGTATCATTTCGGACGCGGCATCGTCGCCACAGCGAGCGATTTTGGCAAGCTGGGCGAGCTGCCGACGCATCCGGAACTGCTCGATGCACTCACGCGACAGTTCATCGCGGGCGGCTGGCGCTTCAAGGCACTGCACCGTGAAATTCTGCTTTCGGCCACCTATCGCCAGACAGCGCGGCGCGAGCCTGACGAGGCGGCTGTGAAGGTCGATCCTTTGAATCGTTTTCTCTGGCGCTTCCCACCACGTCGCCTCGATGCGGAAGAGGTGCGTGACGCACTGCTGGCGGTGAGCGGCGAAATCGATCTGACTGCCGGTGGTCCTGCCGCAGATGGGAATGGCACGCGACGCTCGATTTACACCCGCAAAAAACGCAACAGCCCGAATGAGCTGCTCCGTGCACTCGACATGCCGGCGGGGTTTGCCAGTGCCTCCGAACGTCAAAGCACCACCACACCGACACAGGCCCTGCAATTGCTCAATGGCGAGTGGGTGCTCGGCCGCGCGCGCAAGCTCGCCTCCCAAGTGCGAACTCCAGACGAAGCGTGGCTCGCGGTGCTGGGTCGCCCACCGACGGAGCGGGAACGCACACAGGCGGAGGATTTTCTCAAAAAGCGGGCGGGCGCAACTCCCCTGGCGGACCTTGACCCCACCGCGAATGGACCAGCTGGAGGAGAATTCAGAATCAACAGCGCGCGCGAACGATTGGTGGTGACAACCAGCGAAAAGGAAGGCGATGAATTCACCGTCGAGGCCATCACGCGTCTCGACACGATCGACTCAAACGCCGAGCCACGCACGCTGGTCGCCCATTGGAATGGTGGCAAGGACAGCCAGGAATCCTTTGGCTGGAGCATCAACGTCACCGGCACCAAATCGCGCTACCAGCCACGCAACATCCTGGTGCAAGTAGTCGGCGAGGATGACAATGCAAACCTCGGCTATCAGGTGCTGGTTTCGAACCTGCGGCTTGAACTCGGCCGCCGCTATTACCTCGCCGTCCGGTTTGCCCCCGCGCGTCGCACGCTTGAGTTTACGCTGCGTGATCTCGACACGCCCGGCGCCACTCTGCAATCTGCCACTGTGTCGATGGAGAGCCTCGCGAAGCTCAGCGAGGGAGCTGCACCGGTGGTGCTCGGCGGCATGAGCAAGCGCCTGCCACCTCGGCAATGGGATGGCCAGATCGAGGCCCTCCGTATTGTCCCTGGCCGCCTCTCCGACGACCACCTCCAAGCCGACCCCGCCCAGTGGAAAACGGGCATCGTCCTCTGGCGCTCCACCGATCCACCGGGCGCGGCCTTCGCCTGGAGCGGTTCAGATGCGCCTTCTTCCGACGCCAACGACCCCGCCCGGCAAGCGATGAATGATCTCTGCCAAATGCTGCTGACCTCGAACGAGTTTTTCTACCTCCACTGA
- a CDS encoding WD40 repeat domain-containing serine/threonine protein kinase — protein sequence MVARHRLINLIGAGGMGEVWRAEKLPEGTALPQGVAGEARAESTMLRAVKFMKVVTPDLISRFQHECLQHARLNHPNIATLHDHGVFERYKGGDGHPFISMELVECRRVVDTSASGTAHAPTHRRSVTITEYADLFGLTVQERIRLFIKVCASVSYLHAVARITHRDLKPENILVSDVHQDPEPKLIDFGIARMTEGPGLTRDQFVSPGTYTHMAPEQHLSKLTTPATDVYALGCILCSLLIGRLPHEENELLAIRKHNKSVGKVLEENDPPRPGALFERLTESQQKVVAERRGTTPQELARLLRSDLDWIVRRCLLGDVPEEGKADTAGSKSERYARPDQLARSLTDFLEGRPVPDHPGLFYPLRKLAQRHRVVAIAAGIALMALVVGLGASLYFLSSSRESERKALSSKDNADKATAAMRTAVDNLEIEAKEKENALMEARAAERRAKKAAETARIYAVEASTQERAAEKARLEADANAGRAKEQSTKLLHQQVRLHIANAARQFLDGQERHAVLSLVEALRLDPAQSEARAALLNHLVYQTPPAPLSTRVAVPAGESDIIFTDNGRKALVFHGSRGLLISLPDGSTREELRTEYGFGHPFFLGDNNTLISVGSGGDGADGFTLVSYWDTSKSPARRRDFRVGPQVVLKPQEKQGSMLVLVYDEGNYVESRRYPLLDLSENLAKTVSQEDSGIADRNMADVSVYPLHTHSPDQTWQLQRQGGWHSEEPATFGSKLGRIFGKGHETPATSGEPVHWALFRLGEKKPRVSFEPSTHLCFASDNQHLLAVQGEQVDLLHLESGKAVATTAVPSAAVFRDGLADIRYHAPTQRFAALDTAGGLWIWKRLKGRPLIETETVDLDLTGSTEWAFGPEESILTWNRQGRLFLWDFGDRPQELINAGWKKRPPSDEDSSGSTSGNGPGTGATGVEWHPTPRKLDPGGRIASVKACPDNRHFVVLCQEGYAAVWTKESASALPGRTPLVKTPSLNPGASIVFSGDGGRIFASENLQQDSRSEKAAMWAVWNANPLSRASIILPPQARGGLQSDLTGSRLLAGKTTYILNEERTQYAVAPPAIPKSYDLRWGENDFIRMNSDGWILAHLQNTDPDSDPIRVGLWRFGKNEPVLAKQWENTRHPLKESVSYLQDMALSPDGSTLLRLREDGLAELFDCATGKILWSQIFKGAALSHVAFVPQESLVIIHSDEGAQRLLLLDVKTGQVRGMVESVEDLGKIQVSDDQRTLVSSNDTRIRSWAIPSLVESAYYRRNSEPWEDPDKVSSYASQDAGLHQAQVSADGTLVLAVSSVEHSGAHLELAHLASGLPLALVWLREHGIAALPPQVTREGITVGGVDGSIHTWPLAPPGSEAVPDAFITTVHAVLGLKMKGNIAVEFHDQGETLAQARAALTATHDDSNVYLRVAQWLLSAPAERKSNPFLGAP from the coding sequence CAGAATCTACCATGCTGCGTGCCGTGAAGTTCATGAAGGTGGTGACGCCGGATTTGATTTCGCGTTTCCAGCACGAGTGTCTTCAACACGCCCGGCTGAATCACCCCAATATCGCCACCCTGCACGATCACGGCGTCTTTGAGCGCTACAAAGGCGGAGATGGGCACCCCTTTATCTCGATGGAATTGGTTGAATGCCGCCGAGTCGTGGATACCTCCGCAAGTGGAACGGCGCATGCGCCCACACACAGACGCAGCGTGACGATCACCGAGTATGCGGACCTGTTCGGCCTCACGGTTCAGGAAAGGATTCGTCTCTTCATCAAGGTCTGTGCCTCCGTTAGCTACCTGCATGCCGTGGCCAGAATCACCCATCGGGATTTGAAGCCCGAGAATATTCTGGTTTCCGATGTGCATCAGGATCCGGAGCCAAAGCTGATCGACTTTGGCATTGCTCGCATGACGGAAGGACCGGGGCTGACCCGGGACCAGTTTGTGAGTCCTGGCACTTACACCCACATGGCCCCCGAGCAACATCTCTCGAAGCTGACCACGCCTGCGACGGATGTCTATGCCCTGGGGTGCATACTCTGCTCGCTGCTCATCGGGCGGCTGCCGCATGAAGAAAATGAATTGCTGGCGATAAGAAAGCATAACAAGTCCGTGGGCAAGGTGCTGGAGGAAAATGACCCCCCACGGCCGGGCGCCCTTTTTGAACGCCTCACAGAAAGTCAGCAGAAGGTGGTGGCCGAACGGCGGGGCACGACTCCCCAGGAACTGGCCCGCTTGCTCAGAAGTGACCTGGATTGGATTGTCCGCCGCTGCTTGCTAGGCGACGTGCCTGAAGAGGGGAAAGCAGACACTGCGGGTTCTAAAAGCGAGCGATATGCCAGGCCAGACCAACTCGCACGCAGTCTCACGGACTTCCTGGAAGGGCGCCCGGTTCCCGATCATCCGGGCCTTTTCTATCCCCTGCGGAAGCTGGCCCAGCGCCATCGTGTGGTGGCCATTGCCGCGGGGATAGCCCTCATGGCCCTCGTTGTAGGTCTGGGTGCCAGTCTCTATTTCCTGTCAAGCTCCCGGGAATCAGAAAGGAAGGCGCTTTCATCCAAGGATAACGCAGATAAGGCCACAGCGGCCATGCGAACCGCAGTCGATAATCTCGAGATTGAAGCCAAAGAGAAAGAAAACGCCCTCATGGAAGCCCGAGCCGCTGAGCGACGGGCCAAAAAAGCGGCAGAGACGGCTAGAATTTACGCTGTGGAGGCGTCTACCCAAGAAAGAGCAGCTGAGAAAGCCAGATTAGAGGCCGATGCCAATGCCGGGCGAGCCAAAGAACAAAGCACAAAGCTGCTGCATCAACAGGTCCGCCTGCATATCGCCAATGCGGCACGGCAGTTTTTGGATGGTCAGGAGCGTCACGCCGTATTGTCCCTCGTGGAGGCATTGCGTCTTGATCCTGCCCAGTCGGAGGCGCGGGCGGCGTTGCTCAACCATTTGGTGTATCAGACGCCTCCCGCACCATTGAGTACACGTGTCGCTGTACCGGCTGGTGAGAGCGACATCATTTTCACCGATAACGGCCGGAAAGCTTTGGTTTTCCACGGTAGTCGCGGGCTATTGATATCGCTTCCCGATGGCAGCACTCGGGAAGAGTTGAGAACGGAGTACGGTTTCGGCCATCCGTTTTTTTTAGGCGACAATAACACTTTGATTTCTGTCGGTAGTGGTGGGGATGGAGCGGATGGATTCACCTTGGTCAGTTATTGGGATACTTCAAAGTCACCTGCCCGACGCCGGGATTTTCGCGTAGGACCTCAAGTCGTGTTGAAGCCACAGGAAAAGCAGGGAAGCATGCTGGTGTTGGTTTACGATGAGGGTAACTATGTCGAAAGCCGGCGATATCCGCTGTTGGACCTGAGTGAGAATCTAGCGAAGACAGTCTCTCAGGAAGACTCCGGTATCGCTGACAGGAACATGGCGGACGTGAGTGTCTACCCGCTGCACACCCACTCCCCAGATCAGACGTGGCAGTTGCAAAGGCAGGGGGGCTGGCACAGTGAAGAGCCTGCCACCTTCGGCTCGAAGCTAGGGAGGATTTTTGGCAAGGGCCATGAAACTCCCGCTACCTCCGGGGAGCCGGTGCATTGGGCCTTGTTTCGACTGGGAGAGAAGAAGCCCAGGGTCAGTTTCGAACCTTCCACCCATCTTTGCTTTGCCTCGGACAACCAGCATCTGCTGGCGGTCCAGGGTGAGCAGGTCGACCTCCTGCATCTGGAGAGTGGCAAGGCTGTTGCTACTACCGCCGTTCCAAGTGCAGCGGTGTTTAGGGACGGGCTTGCAGACATTCGCTATCATGCTCCTACCCAGCGTTTCGCCGCACTGGACACTGCGGGCGGTCTCTGGATCTGGAAGCGTCTGAAGGGCAGGCCTTTGATCGAGACGGAAACTGTCGATCTCGATCTCACCGGTTCGACAGAATGGGCCTTCGGCCCTGAAGAATCCATACTGACCTGGAACCGGCAGGGACGGCTCTTTCTCTGGGACTTTGGGGACCGGCCCCAGGAACTTATCAATGCCGGATGGAAAAAAAGACCGCCGTCGGATGAAGACAGCAGCGGCTCAACGTCGGGAAATGGGCCTGGCACAGGCGCCACAGGAGTGGAGTGGCATCCCACCCCACGGAAGCTCGATCCGGGAGGGCGGATTGCTTCAGTGAAGGCCTGCCCCGACAACAGGCACTTCGTGGTCCTGTGCCAGGAAGGCTACGCAGCCGTGTGGACGAAGGAGAGCGCCTCTGCCCTCCCTGGCCGGACACCTTTGGTCAAGACCCCGTCTTTGAACCCAGGCGCCAGCATCGTATTCAGTGGTGACGGCGGGAGAATCTTTGCCTCAGAAAATCTGCAGCAGGATAGCCGGAGCGAGAAAGCAGCCATGTGGGCGGTGTGGAATGCCAATCCATTGTCTCGCGCCTCAATCATCCTGCCTCCACAAGCAAGGGGAGGGCTTCAATCGGATTTGACCGGAAGCAGACTGCTGGCCGGAAAAACAACTTATATCCTGAACGAAGAACGCACACAATATGCAGTGGCTCCACCCGCGATCCCCAAGAGCTACGACCTACGATGGGGCGAGAATGACTTTATCCGCATGAACTCCGACGGCTGGATTCTGGCACACCTGCAGAATACGGATCCAGACTCGGACCCTATTCGCGTGGGACTCTGGCGTTTCGGAAAAAACGAGCCAGTTCTTGCCAAGCAATGGGAGAATACGCGGCATCCACTCAAAGAATCTGTAAGTTATTTACAGGACATGGCGCTGTCTCCCGACGGTTCGACGCTGCTTCGTTTGAGAGAGGATGGGCTTGCTGAATTGTTCGATTGCGCCACGGGAAAGATCCTGTGGAGCCAGATCTTCAAAGGGGCTGCACTGTCCCACGTGGCTTTCGTGCCCCAGGAGTCTCTCGTTATCATTCACTCGGACGAGGGAGCGCAGCGTCTTCTCCTTCTGGACGTGAAGACAGGTCAGGTGCGAGGCATGGTCGAATCCGTCGAAGACCTGGGCAAGATTCAAGTGAGCGACGACCAGCGGACGCTGGTGAGTTCCAATGACACCAGGATTCGCTCCTGGGCTATTCCAAGTCTCGTGGAATCTGCGTATTATCGGCGGAACTCGGAGCCTTGGGAGGATCCCGACAAGGTTTCCAGCTATGCCAGTCAGGATGCGGGATTGCATCAGGCTCAGGTGTCCGCCGATGGCACGCTCGTGCTCGCCGTCTCTTCAGTGGAGCACTCAGGCGCGCACCTGGAACTGGCGCACCTTGCCTCCGGCCTGCCGCTTGCCCTTGTCTGGCTGAGGGAACACGGCATCGCGGCGCTGCCCCCGCAGGTGACCCGTGAGGGGATAACAGTCGGCGGTGTGGATGGCAGCATCCATACCTGGCCCCTGGCTCCGCCAGGCTCCGAGGCAGTCCCCGATGCCTTCATCACTACAGTGCACGCAGTTCTTGGGCTTAAAATGAAAGGGAACATTGCCGTGGAATTCCATGATCAAGGGGAAACACTTGCCCAGGCCCGGGCGGCACTCACGGCGACACATGACGATTCCAATGTTTACCTGCGCGTGGCGCAGTGGCTGCTCTCGGCTCCTGCTGAGCGAAAATCGAATCCATTTCTTGGCGCACCCTAG
- a CDS encoding FHA domain-containing protein gives MHDENDLILASLDSLDDASLASLIAHTRVSEDLPRPPEDKISERVIQFGALLDQLEPRPAGPALIYADHVSGQARVAAIGSSLRVGRVARGLSEQPTNESDLAFPHFMGMSAIHFSVTCDKDCCRIISYGRNGTFVNGELQPRIEPGAPAIGRELHVADVITASIGGWKFYFYQNVEEWMDEP, from the coding sequence ATGCACGACGAAAACGATCTCATTCTTGCTTCGCTGGACAGCCTGGACGATGCAAGCCTGGCCTCATTGATTGCCCACACTCGCGTAAGCGAGGACCTGCCACGACCGCCTGAGGACAAGATCTCTGAGAGGGTGATCCAGTTCGGTGCTCTGCTGGATCAGCTTGAACCGCGGCCGGCTGGCCCGGCTCTCATCTACGCCGACCATGTTTCGGGGCAGGCTAGAGTAGCTGCGATTGGAAGCTCTCTTCGGGTAGGCCGGGTGGCCCGAGGCCTCTCGGAGCAACCCACGAATGAATCGGACCTTGCTTTCCCGCACTTCATGGGGATGAGCGCCATCCATTTTTCCGTTACTTGTGACAAAGACTGCTGTCGTATCATCAGCTACGGGCGCAATGGAACATTTGTGAACGGAGAGCTTCAACCAAGAATAGAACCTGGTGCTCCGGCTATCGGTCGTGAACTCCACGTCGCAGACGTCATTACCGCCAGCATCGGAGGCTGGAAGTTCTACTTTTACCAAAACGTTGAAGAATGGATGGATGAGCCATGA
- a CDS encoding DUF1501 domain-containing protein, protein MPCHRYDHPHSRRDFLQSAGGGFGAVALAALLGNTAQAAPLKLPRRAVKAKSVIFLFMEGGPSHLDTFDYKPLLNQLAGQSLPSSFKPPLTAAGEGKSPLLACQRTWKQYGQGGLWISDWFSEVARHADDLAVIRSCASSGINHAGGVCSMNTGALFGGRPSLGAWASYGLGTENQNLPAFVVIKDSESSVVNGVRNWGSGFMPAVYQGVEFSSEGTPIKFLDNPEGVDRQRQRDKLDFLGALNRDFNASRASNTELDARIKGFELAYQMQAEAPGAVDLRQESKATRQLYGMDDKATATFGRNCLLARRLVESGVRFVQLYSGAGSKWDSHSGIETNHSKLCHSVDKPIAGLLTDLKSRGMLEETLVIWGGEFGRTPMSEKGDGRDHNPTGFTMWMAGGGVQGGRTYGSTDELGLYAEEDRLHVHDLHATILYLLGLDHTQLIYSYKGRPERIDQNEGHPYTRLLSA, encoded by the coding sequence ATGCCCTGCCATCGCTATGATCACCCCCATTCGCGCCGCGACTTTCTACAAAGTGCCGGAGGCGGCTTCGGGGCAGTCGCCCTGGCCGCACTCCTCGGCAACACAGCGCAGGCCGCACCCCTGAAGCTGCCGCGTCGCGCTGTCAAAGCGAAGAGCGTCATCTTCCTCTTTATGGAAGGCGGGCCGAGCCATCTCGACACTTTCGACTACAAGCCGCTCCTCAACCAACTCGCTGGGCAATCGCTACCCTCCAGCTTCAAGCCCCCGCTCACGGCCGCAGGCGAAGGGAAATCGCCGCTGCTGGCGTGCCAGCGCACCTGGAAGCAGTACGGCCAAGGCGGTCTGTGGATCTCCGACTGGTTCAGCGAAGTCGCACGGCACGCCGACGATCTCGCCGTCATCCGCTCCTGCGCCTCCAGTGGCATCAACCACGCGGGTGGTGTCTGCTCGATGAACACCGGCGCGCTTTTCGGCGGACGCCCTTCGCTCGGAGCCTGGGCTTCGTACGGACTCGGCACGGAAAATCAAAATCTGCCGGCCTTTGTCGTCATCAAAGACAGCGAATCCTCCGTGGTGAACGGCGTGCGCAACTGGGGAAGCGGTTTCATGCCCGCGGTGTATCAGGGCGTCGAATTCAGTTCCGAAGGTACGCCGATCAAGTTCCTCGACAATCCCGAAGGGGTCGATCGCCAGCGCCAGCGCGACAAGCTCGACTTTCTCGGTGCCTTGAACCGTGACTTCAATGCCAGCCGCGCCAGTAACACTGAGCTGGATGCCCGTATCAAGGGCTTCGAACTCGCCTACCAGATGCAGGCTGAGGCACCCGGTGCCGTCGACCTCCGCCAGGAGAGCAAGGCCACCCGCCAGCTCTATGGCATGGATGACAAGGCCACCGCCACCTTCGGCCGGAATTGCCTGCTCGCCCGCCGGCTCGTCGAAAGCGGTGTGCGCTTTGTACAGCTCTACAGCGGTGCTGGCAGCAAGTGGGACAGCCACTCCGGCATCGAAACCAATCATTCCAAGCTATGCCACTCCGTGGACAAACCTATCGCCGGTCTCCTCACCGATCTCAAATCGCGCGGCATGCTCGAAGAAACCCTCGTCATTTGGGGCGGTGAATTTGGCCGCACTCCGATGAGCGAGAAGGGCGACGGACGCGATCACAATCCCACAGGCTTCACCATGTGGATGGCCGGCGGTGGTGTGCAAGGCGGCCGGACCTACGGCTCGACTGACGAACTCGGCCTCTATGCCGAGGAAGACCGCCTCCACGTCCACGATCTCCACGCGACGATCCTCTATCTGCTTGGCCTCGACCATACCCAACTCATCTACTCCTACAAAGGCCGCCCCGAGCGCATCGACCAGAACGAAGGGCACCCCTACACCCGCCTGCTCAGTGCCTGA
- a CDS encoding HpcH/HpaI aldolase family protein, producing MSDTTPPSQRPLQFGTWLQTGSSIVAELADACGFDWLLIDLEHGCGTDMTVLPQLQVIRRAAAIVRVPTAQPDLIARALDWGAAGIMVPMVSTAEKAEACVRAMHYPPRGDRGLAGMVRAYRYGLEKEPATPHFFAQIETIEAVKNARAIAAVEGVDVLFVGPMDLQLNLKAYPEHATLDYVACLREVATASKLAGKACGILLKQTEDISSYHELGFTHPAVETDITFLRDSYLRVLSPWK from the coding sequence ATGTCCGACACCACTCCTCCCAGCCAACGTCCCCTTCAGTTTGGCACCTGGCTGCAAACCGGCTCCTCCATCGTTGCTGAGCTCGCCGACGCCTGCGGCTTCGACTGGTTGCTCATCGACCTCGAACATGGCTGCGGCACTGACATGACCGTGCTGCCGCAACTCCAAGTCATCCGCCGCGCCGCCGCCATCGTCCGCGTGCCTACAGCGCAGCCCGACCTCATCGCACGTGCCCTCGACTGGGGTGCGGCAGGCATCATGGTGCCGATGGTCTCCACCGCAGAAAAAGCCGAGGCCTGCGTGCGTGCCATGCACTATCCCCCGCGTGGCGATCGCGGCCTGGCAGGAATGGTGCGCGCCTACCGCTACGGACTCGAGAAGGAACCCGCCACGCCGCATTTCTTCGCTCAGATTGAAACCATCGAAGCGGTGAAAAACGCCCGCGCCATCGCTGCCGTGGAGGGCGTGGACGTTCTCTTTGTCGGCCCCATGGATTTGCAATTGAACCTCAAGGCATATCCGGAGCACGCCACCCTCGACTACGTCGCCTGCCTCCGTGAAGTCGCCACCGCCTCAAAGCTCGCGGGCAAGGCCTGCGGTATCTTGCTGAAGCAAACCGAGGATATCAGCTCCTACCACGAACTGGGCTTCACCCATCCCGCCGTGGAGACCGACATTACCTTTTTGCGAGACAGTTACCTCCGGGTCCTGTCGCCTTGGAAGTGA